The Opitutus sp. DNA window ATATGCGGCTGAAGGCGCTGCAAGAAATTGGCAAGGAAAGCGGGCTCTGCCTCGTGTCGACGACTGACGATGCATTCACCTATAACGACAAGATAAGCCGCATCGCGATCATCCAAGAGCATCGGATGATCTTGCATGCGCTCAAAGAGGGCGTGACGGAGGCGGAAATCGCCAAGGCGCTGGACATTGATGAGAGGACGGTGGGTCTGCGCAAACGGCTGCTGGTGGGCATCCACCCCGAGGTGGTGCAGATATTAAAGGACAAACCGATCACGCAGAACGCACTCACGCTGTTTAAAAAAGTGAAGCCGCTGAGGCAAATCGAGATGGCCCAGCTGATGGCCAGCGGGAACAACTACACGTATGCCTATGTGCAGGCGCTGCTGGTGGGGACGAGTCGTGACCAAATGACGCAGCCGAACGTGCCGAAAAAAGTACGAGGCCTAGCGGCGGAAGATTTGGCACGGATGGAGCGGGAAATGGAATCGCTGGGACGCGATTACCGACTTTTCGAGGATCGTTATGGGGAAAACACGCTGCACCTCGGGGCGGCCCAGCGCTATGTGCGCAGGCTTTTGGAAAACGCCAAGGTGAAGCGCTTTTTAAATCAGCGACACCCGGAGATTTTGGAGGAGCTCCAAGAACTCGCGGCCCTCGACGCGTTATAACACTTTCACCCGAACCACTGCGACCTGAACCGAGTTTAGCGGGCTGGCACCCGAACGCCGCAACGACCAAAGCCGCGAGGCGAATAGGGGCATGAGGCTGCAAGGCCTGGTGAAACATTGTTCTTTTGTGGTCGGGTGATTACCTCTTCTGAAACGAAAAGGCGCCGGCCGAGCGCTACGGCACGCAGGCGCGTACTCAACCCGGCTGGCCGGATTCGACGTCGTAGAGCATGCGCCAGATGCGGCGCTCCACCACTTGCAGAGGCGTGGAGCCGTCAAAGGCGGGATTGGGGTGCGTCAACCAGCGGCCGACCTGCGCCGGTTCGATCACCCGGGCAGACCCGAGACTGAACTGCCGATGAATCCATGTAACGACGCGACCCCATTTCTCGGGAGCGCCTTAATGTGTGTGAAATAAACGGTGTTCGCGCTTGTAGTGCGGTTTAAGTAAACCTAAATCCCTGCGCCGTGAACGCTCTTGGTGATAGCATCCGTCTCCTAATGGCCCGCCGGCAATTGACCGGCGTGCAATTGGCTGTGGACATTGGCCTGAGCGAAACCTCGTTGAGTCGTATCGTTACCGGTCACGCCAAACCCAAGCAGGTCACTCTCACTCGCTTGATGAAGCGGCTTTGCACCTCGACACACGAGGAGCAGATGATCCTGCGTGCGTTCACCGGTCCCCTGGCTGAGGTATTGGGCGAAGAAGCTTTAAGTGCTGATGCTCGTAACCCAGGCGAGGAGCGCGAACGCGTCGAGCGGTGGCTGGAAGCTCGCACCCAGGCGATCACCTTCAAAAACGCAGTCGGCCGCGAACTCGACAAAGTCGGCGTTACCTATCGGCGCGACGCCTGCGAGGGGATCGCTTCGGTGGACTTCCTCATTGAGGCAAAGGGCAAGCGCGTCGGCATTGAGTGTAAATTTAATGTCGGCCGGGATTTCGAGAAAACCGTCGGCATCGCCCGACGACTGCGGGAACTCTTGCGGTGTGATTTAGTGATCATCGCGGTGCCGTTTGAGGGAGAATTTGCGGCCGTTGCCGATGTCGAAGCTCCGGCGATTCGCGTGTTCACGGCGGCGGAAGCGGCTCGGCTCGTGCTGGAGGTCATTTCATGAGAACGAAAGGCCCCACTCGCACGCTGATTGCCCAGTGCGTCGTGAATTACGACGTAGACACGTGGCCATGTGCAGTATCCCGATTATCCACAAACGCTTTGCCTAATTTTTTACGCCTGTGATACAAAAAGCCTCATCAGAAGAACAGCTGTTCCTCGAAGAACTCGACAAGAAGCTCTGGAATGCCGCCGACCGCCTTCGCTCGAATCTCGACGCTGCCGTTTATAAGCATGCGGTTTTGGGGCTGATCTTCCTCAAATACGTCTCCGACGCGTTCGATATGCGACGCGGTGAGCTGCGCGCCGCGTTCGCCGATCCTCAATGCGATTACTATCTCGACCGCGCCGATTATAATTCTGAGGCCGAATACGAGGCCGCGATCAATGCCGAGTTGGAGGATCGGGACTACTTTACGGAGAAGAACGTCTTTTGGGTGCCCGCTCTCGCACGATGGAAAACGATTCAGGACCATGCCGCCCTACCAGCCGGCACGGAGATAACGGTTAGCAACGGCAAGGAGGCGAAATACACGATCCGCTCCGTGGCCCGCCTGATTGATGATGCGCTCGAAGAGGTGGAGAAGGAGAATCCCCGACTGAAGGGCATCATCGAGAAAAACCGGTACAGCCAACTTCAGATCGAGCCGAGCAAGTTGGTGGGCCTCATCAGCGAGGTCATATCGTCCATCCCGTTCAATCACGCCAGTCTCAACGCAAAGGACATTCTTGGCCACGTTTACGAATATTTCCTCGGTCAGTTCGCCTTGGCTGAGGGCAAAAAAGGCGGGCAATACTACACTCCGAAGAGCATCGTCTCGGTGATCGTTGAGATGCTGGAGCCATATCAGGGCAAGGTTTATGACCCGGCGATGGGCTCAGGCGGCTTCTTCGTGCAGAGCGAGGCGTTCATCGAAAAGTATGGCGGCAAGATCGGCCAGATTTCCGTTTACGGACAGGAGTCCAACCCCACCACCTGGCGCCTTGCCGCGATGAACATGGCAATCCGCGGCATCGACTTTAACTTCGGTAAGCAGCCCGCCGACACGTTGCTCAGCGACCAGCACCCCGACCTGCGAGCCGATTTCGTGATGGCGAATCCGCCGTTTAACATCAGCGAATGGTGGGACGGGAAACTCGAAGGCGACCCGCGCTGGGTTTACGGCGTCCCGCCCAAGGGCAATGCCAACTTCGGCTGGGTCCAGCACATGCTTTATCACCTCGCACCCCACGGCTCGATGGCCCTACTGCTCGCCAACGGCTCCATGTCCTCCAACACCAAGGGCGAGGGCGAAATCCGAAAAGCGCTCGTCGAGGCCGATCTAGTGGAGTGCATGCTATCACTCCCCGGCCAGCTTTTCACCAACACGCAAATCCCTGCCTGTGTTTGGTTTCTCACCAAGAGCAAAAAGGCACGCGGGCAGAATCGCGACCGCACTGGCGAAATCCTTTTTATCGACGCCCGACAGCTCGGTTTCATGAAGGATCGAGTACTGCGCGACTTTGCCGCCGCAGATCTCGAAAAGATCATCGGCATCTTCCGTGCATGGAAACGAGGCAAAGGCTATGCGGACGAGGCAGGGTTTTGTAAATCCACCCTCATCGCCACGGTCGCCTCACATGATTACGTGCTCACGCCGGGGCGTTACGTAGGCGCCGAGGAAGCGGAGGCGGAGACAGAGCCGTTTGAGGAAAAGATGGCGCGGCTGGTCGTTCAACTGCGCACACAGTTCAAGGAGTCCGCAAAGTATGAACAGTTGATCGAAGCGCGGCTGAAAGGACTCGGTTATGGAGATTGATACCGAGCAACACGCCGAGGAGCGGAGCTGGCTTTATCAGCCGAGTTTCCCAGAGGGCTGGACACACGCGCCGCTCTATTCGTTGGCCAACTGGGTCAACGGCTTGGCGTTTCGCGACCTTCAGTTTTCCAAATCGGGAATGCCGGTGATCAAGATTGCCGAAATCAAGGGAGGTATCACGGGGCAGACTAAATTTACAACACAGACTTTTGACGAAAAGGTGCGGGTGCGCTCCGGCGACATGCTTTTTTCGTGGTCGGGCCAGCCGGAAACGTCGATTGACGTCTTCCGCTGGGATGGACCGGAGGGCTGGCTCAATCAGCATGTGTTCCGGGTCACGGCGAAGGATGAGGTGCTGCCGGAATTTCTATTCTATCTCCTGCGTTACCTTAAACCTAGCTTCATCGGGATAGCTAAGAACAAACAGACCACCGGGCTCGGCCATGTGACCAAGCGCGACCTTGAGCGCATGATCGCGGCCTATCCATCGAAAAATGAGCAACGGGAGATCGCCGCCACGCTGGGTGCCATTGACGGGCGCATCGATTCGCTTCGACGTATTAACGCGACGTTGGAGGAGATGGCACGGGTGCTCTTCCAGAGCTGGTTTGTGGATTTTGATCCAGTGCACGCGAAGGTAGCAGGCCAAAAACTTGTGGGTCTTGATGATGCAACATCGGTTCTTTTTCCCTCAAACTTTGACAACAAGAGCGATGCCGTTGTTCCGACAGGGTGGAGAGCAACAACGCTCAAGGATGTGATTGAAATCTTTGACTCAAAAAGGATTCCACTATCAGGGAGGGAACGTGAAGCGAGGAAAGGGACTTATCCATACCACGGCGCAGCCTCAGTCATGGACCACGTCGATGACTACCTTTTCGACGGCATCTACGTGCTTATGGGTGAGGACGGCTCCGTTATCAACGTGGACGGAACAGCTGTGCTTCAATACGTCTGGGGCAAGTTTTGGGTAAACAACCATGCACATGTCCTCAGGGGGAAGAATAGTATCAGCACAGAACATCTTCTTCTGCATCTCAAAAGCTGTAACATCGCGGCTTTCGTGAACGGCGCTGTCCAGCTCAAGCTGAATCAAGGCAACTTAAATCGCATTCCGTTCATGCTCCCTTCACCGGAAATAGGTGAAGCCTTCGCAAAGAGTATAGAACCTCTGTTCGCCAAGATCCGCGCCAACACTGACCAATCTCGCACGCTCGCCACGCTTCGTGACACCCTACTGCCCAAACTCTTTAACGGCGAGTTAAGCGTCATGCAGTTTGCCGAGGAGGCCGAACCCGCATGAGCAAGATAGCCCTCAGCCCGACGCTCGAAGACGAGCAACTCCCAGCCTATTTCAACAAGGGTCCATTATGGGCAAAGGAGTTACCGAATAATCGTTTTGAGGTGTTTGCCGATGCGACGAGTGGCCGAATACCCGCAACACGCATAGAAAACTGGCGAGAATTCACCAGCCTGATCGAAGATCCGTTTTTCAATCGATCCGGTGTGCACCTCGTATATAGGGGACAGCGCCGTTATGATTGGGGGCTCACGCCGACACTCGGTCGCCTCATGGAAAATGGTATCGTCACAAAAGAACTGGCTGACGAGCAGCTCGCCAAATTTCGGCGAGCAATCCGTGGGCGTATCGAGGACCGCGCGCTTCTCGAACATGATGAGCAGAGCCAGTGCGACGAACTTTGGGCGGTGGGCCAGCATCACGGGTTGATGACCCCTCTTATTGATTGGACCTATTCACCCTACGTGGCGTTGTTTTTCGCGTTCGCGACGCCAGATGCGCCTGGAGAGAAGAAAAACCCTTACCGGGTGGTCTATCTACTTAATAAGACCTTCGTTGATAACGATGAGCTGTGCCCTGAAATCCGGGTTCTGGAGCCTCGGAAAGACGACCATGGCCGTTTGGTGAACCAAGCCGGATTGTTCACGTTTTCGCCCTACGACGCCACGCTTGAGAATAAGCTCGGGGATGTACTATCGGATACGGAATTCCCAGATGATGAACTTCGTACGGCCGAACGCCAGCGCGCCCCAGATGACACCGATGACTATGCTAGCGCTGAGCCGGAAATTTTCGCTAAATATATCTGTAAGATTTATATCAAAAACGAGGATCGCGACGGCTGCCTACGCCACCTACGACGGATGAACGTGCATCACGCCAGTCTCTTCCCCGACCTGATCGGGGCGGCGGAATACTGTAATACGCTGATCTCTGACCAAGCCGCAGACAACCGTTTCGCTAAAGCAGAACCCCCGGAAACCCTGGCCACAGCGGTGCCGACCGCTCCTGCACCCACGGTGCCAAATCCGATCGCCGTCAAGCTCGCGGATATGCTGCGCACACCCCAAGTAGAGCCGGCACGGCTGGTTACTCTAACAGAGGAGATTGCTGGACTGCTGGACAGACGTGCTGGGGAAACCGAGGAGCAACGTGCAGAACGGCTCCGCACAGTGCTCCCGGTGACATTGCGCCGCTACGCCTATCCGGCGGACCAGCGGGAGCCAACGGTGCGGAAGCTTCTTGAGCTTTCGCAGCCGCAGGCCGGGCCTGACGCTTTTTCTGTCAGTATTAGGGAGGCATCCAATGGCTGAAGGCACGTTTCCCAAGCCAGTCACGGAGATAATCGCGACCCTAGCCAATATTTTCAGGCATCAGGGCAAAACGGAGCTGGTTGAGGTTTGCGAGAGCTCCCATGCCCGTTTCGACGAGACGAATTACGATAACTGGGACGGGGGCACCTACACGTGGGCCTTGCGGTTGGAGGTGCCAGTTCCTCTGTGGGCGTCCCTCGACCCGCGCCTCGCAAGCATAGAGAAAGAGCTCGGAGCTAAGCTGACCGTTTTAGCGCGCCAATATCCCCGGAACATCCTAGGGGAGGTGACCATTTCGCCCATCGCCCCCGGCGAAACTTCATTAGGGCAACGGATGACACCGTCGGATGCCGAAGTTCAACGAATCTGGCCGGTGAGCCGATTCCGGCTATTTTTGAGCCATCTTGCCGTGCACAAGGTCGCGGTGTCTCGGTTGAAGCAGGAACTGGCGTGGCGAGGCGTAGCGGCGTTTGTCGCGCACGAGGACATCGAGCCGAGCCTGGAGTGGCGCAACGAGATCGAATTGGGACTGCGCTCCATGCACGCCTTGGCGACGCTGTTGACGCCCGCATTTCGTGAGAGCCCTTGGACCGATCAGGAAGTCGGATGGGCGCTAGGTCGCGGTCTGTTGGTGTTGCCGGTAAGACTGGGTATAGATCCATATGGTTTCGGCGGGAAGTATCAGGGTGTGAGTGGAACTCTGGAACAACCGGCGGTGCTCGCGTCCGCGATAGTGGACGCCTTGTTGCTAAATCCACAAACGCACGGGGAAATGCGCCGCTCATTGGTTAGTAGCTTTGAGGCAGCGACATCCTTCCAGATGGCTAAGGCATTGAGGGTCTCATTCGGCGGTATTTCTGATTTTACCGATGACGAGAAAGAGCGCCTGCGGCGCGCATGTATGGAGAACGACCAAGTTAAAAATGCGTTCGGGGTTGCCGAAGCAATTTTTCAAACTTTCGGGAAGCCGCTAGACAAAACAAAAGCCGTTACCAGCGAATCAGTTCCATTCTAATTTACGCCGGATATGATTACCGAAGACCAACTTGAACAACAGTGCCTACGCTGGTTTGAAGACACTGGCTGGAATGTCGCGTTTGGCCCCGACATCGCCCATGACGGCGGGACTCCCGAGCGCGAGAGCTATCGCGAGGTGGTTTTGGTCGGGAGATTGGCGCGAGCCCTAGCATCACTAAACCCGCAAATTCCTCCGCCGATTTTAGATGAGGCACTTCTACGATTATTGAAACTCGATCACCCGGTGGCGGAACAACGGAATCGCGATTTTCACCGGTTGCTATTGAATGGGTTGGCGGTGTCGTGGCGGCAGGGCGACGACGTGAAACATGATCACGCCCGCTTGGTTGATTTCACAAAACCGGACGCGAATGAATTTCTGGTCGTCAACCAGTTTGCGATTCGTGGCCCGCAGAAAACGAGGCGGCCGGACATCGTGGTGTTTGTAAACGGACTGCCACTTTCGATCATCGAGCTGAAAAATCCTACTGATGAAAACGCCGACGTGTGGAAGGCATATCATCAACTCCAGACCTACAAGGAGGAGGTGCCGGATATTTTTAACTATAACGAAGCACTGATCGTCAGCGACGGATTTACCGCGCGCGTCGGATCACTTACTGCCGACCAAGGGCGCTTTCTCCCTTGGAGAACGGTGAAAAACGAGGACGACAGACCGGTGGTAGAGTATGAAATCGAGAAGATCATACGTGGATTTTTTGACCGCGCCCTCTTCCTCGACTATCTCAAACACTTTATCCTGTTCGAGCAGGATGGGGATCGGTTGGTAAAGAAGATTGCGGGCTATCACCAGTTCCACGCTGTTCGCGAAGCTGTTCGGGTGACCGTCATCGCCGCGCAGGCTGCCGCATCTGATTCAGTCGAAGAGCCGCGCGCGTCTTATGGTACTGAGGTCGTGCCCGGCTCGCGCAAGGCAGGCGTGGTCTGGCACACCCAAGGTTCGGGCAAAAGCATCTCCATGGTCTGCTACGCCGGAAAACTCATCCAGCAGGCAGAGATGAAGAACCCGACCATCGTCGTCGTGACTGACCGCAACGATCTCGACGGCCAACTTTATGAAACCTTCTGCCAGGCTCAGGAACTCCTCAAGCAGACGCCCGAGCAAGCCGACAGTCGTGAGGAATTGCGCCTGAAACTCGCCTCTCGTCAGGCCGGCGGCATTATTTTTACAACGGTCCAAAAGTTCTCCCTCGATGAGGGAGAAAACGAAAAACACCCCGTGCTCTGTGAGCGCAGTAATGTGGTGGTGATCTCCGACGAAGCACACCGTAGCCAATACGGGCTTAAAGCCCGGCTCGTGAACGTCCGGGACAAGGACACCAAACTTATCACCGGGAAAAAATATGTTTATGGCTTCGCGAAATACATGCGCGACGCACTGCCCGAGGCCTCCTTCATTGGATTTACCGGTACGCCGATCGATAAAGGCGACCACGACACGCGTGCCGTGTTCGGCGACTACGTCAGCGTTTACGATATCCAGGACGCGGTGAAAGATGGTGCCACGGTGGAGATTTTCTACGAGAGCCGTCTGGCTAAACTCGACGTCAACCGCGCAGAGATCGAAAAGCTATGCGCCGAGGTTGAAGAAGTCGTCGAGGATGAGGAAGACATGGCCCTACGCGAAAGGACTAAGGGAATCTGGTCTACACTCGAAAAGCTCGTCGGAGCCAAGGAGCGCACCGAGGAAATTGCCGCCGATCTGATAAAGCATTTCGAAGCGCGCAACGCAGTGATCACCGGCAAGGCGATGATTGTAGGCATGAGCCGCGAAATCTGCGCCCGGCTCTACGCGGCTATCATCGAGCTGCGCCCGGAATGGCATAGCGATGACATCGAAAAAGGTGTGATCAAGGTGGTGATGACCGGCACCGCGTCGGACATCGCCGCGGTACGCCCCCATGCAACGACCAAGCGGCAGAAAAAACGCCTCGAAAAGCGATTCAAGAACCCCGCTGATCCGCTACGCCTCGTAATCGTGCGCGACATGTGGCTGACCGGTTTTGACGCCCCCTGCTGCCATACGATGTATGTCGATAAGCCAATGAAAGGGCACAATCTCATGCAGGCCATTGCCCGCGTGAACCGCGTCTTCAAGGACAAACCCGGCGGTCTTGTGGTGGACTACATTGGGATCGCCAACGATTTAAAGCTGGCTCTCAAGGTCTACGCTGAATCCAAGGGGCGCGGAGATCCTTGCCAATCGAACAAGACCGGAGAGAAAGCCCTGCCGAAACTCCTTTCCAGCCTCGACGCGTGTCGCGGGCTCTTTCACGGCTTCGACTACTCGGCTTATCGCATCGACCCCATGGTGTTACTCGTGCCGGCGGCAAACCACATCCTTGACGTCCAAAAGCTGCCCGACCGCAAAAAGCGGTTTCTTGATTTAGTTGCTGAAATCACAAGCGCTTATGCCCTTTGCGGTACGCTCGACGAAGTGGCTGAGCTGAAAACTGAAATTGCATTTTTTTCAGCGGTAAAGGCAGCCATCGTGAAATATACCACAGTCGACCGGAAGCGCACAGAGGCAGAGAAAAACACCACGCTGCGCCGCATCCTCGACAACGCTATAATCTCCGAAGGCGTAGCCGACATTTTCGCACTCGCCGGCCTGAAAAAGCCAAACATCGGTCTTCTTTCGCCGGATTTCCTTCAAGACATCCGCAACATGCCGCAGAAGAACCTTGCGGTGGAGCTGCTTGAGAAACTCCTACGTGATGAGATCAAAGCCCATACGCGGACCAACGTGGTACTGCAGAAAAAGTTCGGCGACCGCCTGATGGAGGCCCTGCGCAAGTACCACAACCGAGCGATCGAAACCGCCCAGGTGATCGAGGAGCTCCTCAAGATGGCCGGTGACTTTAAGGAAGCGCTGGGCCGCAATGACGAACTGGGGCTAGGGTCGGATGAAATCGCTTTTTACGACGCCTTGGCGGAGCGTCCGGAAGTGCTGCGTACGATGGGCGATGTGACGCTTAAGCAGCTCGCGACCGAACTCACCGAGCAACTCCGTAACAGTACGTCGGTTGATTGGCAGGTTCGAGAGAGTGTGCGAGCCAAGATGCGAATTTTGATCAAACGGCTGCTGCGAAAATATAAATACCCACCGGACGGACAGGACGAAGCGGTCGCGCGCGTCATCGAGCAAGCTGAGGCGCTGGCGGATGTGTGGAGTAAATAAACCGGAGAATTTATATGACCAAACCTTTAGTTAGTTTCGACTCATTCCGTGCCGAGTGGCTTGCAGAAATCAAGGCAGGCAATCCATCGACCACTGCGAAGGGGAATCGTTTCACGCACAAGCTGATGACCGAGTGGCTCGACCTACCTGAAAACGGTCCGGAGTTGATCTATTGTGATGGAGCTGGCGACGGCGGGATTGACCTCGCCGTCTTGTTAAAGTCCGAGGATTCCAGTGACGACACCACCAGCGGAGACACGTGGTATCTCGTGCAGGGTAAATACGGCACGGCCTTTGCCGGAGAAGACACACTGATAAAAGAAGCCCGCAAAGTATTCGAAACCTTGTCGGGGGTGCGCACGCGATTATCCTCGCTCGCTGAGGGATTGGTTGAGCGCTTGCGGACTTTTATGAAGTCGGCGTCGGAGCGGGATCGGCTCGTCCTCATTTTCGCTACCGTAGAACCTCTAACGCAGGCTGAACGGGATGCATTGGATGATGTGCAAACGCTTGGTCGCAAGCGTCTGGGCGCGTTTTTCAACGTTGAGGCGGTATCAGTTGAAACAATCTTCGAAAACTTAGGTGACACGCCGACGGAGCCAGCCATTGGGCCGATTGATCTGGTCGCAGAGTTTGCAAGTTCCGGTGAGCATCTGTGGG harbors:
- a CDS encoding ParB N-terminal domain-containing protein, which gives rise to MKSTAKKILIGFEKQAIELPLSAILPIRQVKPMDAGFGKYRTLLASIKAIGLVEPLVVFPNRAARGTYLLLDGHMRLKALQEIGKESGLCLVSTTDDAFTYNDKISRIAIIQEHRMILHALKEGVTEAEIAKALDIDERTVGLRKRLLVGIHPEVVQILKDKPITQNALTLFKKVKPLRQIEMAQLMASGNNYTYAYVQALLVGTSRDQMTQPNVPKKVRGLAAEDLARMEREMESLGRDYRLFEDRYGENTLHLGAAQRYVRRLLENAKVKRFLNQRHPEILEELQELAALDAL
- a CDS encoding DUF2384 domain-containing protein, which produces MIEPAQVGRWLTHPNPAFDGSTPLQVVERRIWRMLYDVESGQPG
- a CDS encoding helix-turn-helix transcriptional regulator translates to MNALGDSIRLLMARRQLTGVQLAVDIGLSETSLSRIVTGHAKPKQVTLTRLMKRLCTSTHEEQMILRAFTGPLAEVLGEEALSADARNPGEERERVERWLEARTQAITFKNAVGRELDKVGVTYRRDACEGIASVDFLIEAKGKRVGIECKFNVGRDFEKTVGIARRLRELLRCDLVIIAVPFEGEFAAVADVEAPAIRVFTAAEAARLVLEVIS
- a CDS encoding type I restriction-modification system subunit M; this translates as MQKASSEEQLFLEELDKKLWNAADRLRSNLDAAVYKHAVLGLIFLKYVSDAFDMRRGELRAAFADPQCDYYLDRADYNSEAEYEAAINAELEDRDYFTEKNVFWVPALARWKTIQDHAALPAGTEITVSNGKEAKYTIRSVARLIDDALEEVEKENPRLKGIIEKNRYSQLQIEPSKLVGLISEVISSIPFNHASLNAKDILGHVYEYFLGQFALAEGKKGGQYYTPKSIVSVIVEMLEPYQGKVYDPAMGSGGFFVQSEAFIEKYGGKIGQISVYGQESNPTTWRLAAMNMAIRGIDFNFGKQPADTLLSDQHPDLRADFVMANPPFNISEWWDGKLEGDPRWVYGVPPKGNANFGWVQHMLYHLAPHGSMALLLANGSMSSNTKGEGEIRKALVEADLVECMLSLPGQLFTNTQIPACVWFLTKSKKARGQNRDRTGEILFIDARQLGFMKDRVLRDFAAADLEKIIGIFRAWKRGKGYADEAGFCKSTLIATVASHDYVLTPGRYVGAEEAEAETEPFEEKMARLVVQLRTQFKESAKYEQLIEARLKGLGYGD
- a CDS encoding restriction endonuclease subunit S; its protein translation is MEIDTEQHAEERSWLYQPSFPEGWTHAPLYSLANWVNGLAFRDLQFSKSGMPVIKIAEIKGGITGQTKFTTQTFDEKVRVRSGDMLFSWSGQPETSIDVFRWDGPEGWLNQHVFRVTAKDEVLPEFLFYLLRYLKPSFIGIAKNKQTTGLGHVTKRDLERMIAAYPSKNEQREIAATLGAIDGRIDSLRRINATLEEMARVLFQSWFVDFDPVHAKVAGQKLVGLDDATSVLFPSNFDNKSDAVVPTGWRATTLKDVIEIFDSKRIPLSGREREARKGTYPYHGAASVMDHVDDYLFDGIYVLMGEDGSVINVDGTAVLQYVWGKFWVNNHAHVLRGKNSISTEHLLLHLKSCNIAAFVNGAVQLKLNQGNLNRIPFMLPSPEIGEAFAKSIEPLFAKIRANTDQSRTLATLRDTLLPKLFNGELSVMQFAEEAEPA
- a CDS encoding FRG domain-containing protein, translated to MSKIALSPTLEDEQLPAYFNKGPLWAKELPNNRFEVFADATSGRIPATRIENWREFTSLIEDPFFNRSGVHLVYRGQRRYDWGLTPTLGRLMENGIVTKELADEQLAKFRRAIRGRIEDRALLEHDEQSQCDELWAVGQHHGLMTPLIDWTYSPYVALFFAFATPDAPGEKKNPYRVVYLLNKTFVDNDELCPEIRVLEPRKDDHGRLVNQAGLFTFSPYDATLENKLGDVLSDTEFPDDELRTAERQRAPDDTDDYASAEPEIFAKYICKIYIKNEDRDGCLRHLRRMNVHHASLFPDLIGAAEYCNTLISDQAADNRFAKAEPPETLATAVPTAPAPTVPNPIAVKLADMLRTPQVEPARLVTLTEEIAGLLDRRAGETEEQRAERLRTVLPVTLRRYAYPADQREPTVRKLLELSQPQAGPDAFSVSIREASNG
- a CDS encoding toll/interleukin-1 receptor domain-containing protein, with translation MTPSDAEVQRIWPVSRFRLFLSHLAVHKVAVSRLKQELAWRGVAAFVAHEDIEPSLEWRNEIELGLRSMHALATLLTPAFRESPWTDQEVGWALGRGLLVLPVRLGIDPYGFGGKYQGVSGTLEQPAVLASAIVDALLLNPQTHGEMRRSLVSSFEAATSFQMAKALRVSFGGISDFTDDEKERLRRACMENDQVKNAFGVAEAIFQTFGKPLDKTKAVTSESVPF
- a CDS encoding type I restriction endonuclease subunit R encodes the protein MITEDQLEQQCLRWFEDTGWNVAFGPDIAHDGGTPERESYREVVLVGRLARALASLNPQIPPPILDEALLRLLKLDHPVAEQRNRDFHRLLLNGLAVSWRQGDDVKHDHARLVDFTKPDANEFLVVNQFAIRGPQKTRRPDIVVFVNGLPLSIIELKNPTDENADVWKAYHQLQTYKEEVPDIFNYNEALIVSDGFTARVGSLTADQGRFLPWRTVKNEDDRPVVEYEIEKIIRGFFDRALFLDYLKHFILFEQDGDRLVKKIAGYHQFHAVREAVRVTVIAAQAAASDSVEEPRASYGTEVVPGSRKAGVVWHTQGSGKSISMVCYAGKLIQQAEMKNPTIVVVTDRNDLDGQLYETFCQAQELLKQTPEQADSREELRLKLASRQAGGIIFTTVQKFSLDEGENEKHPVLCERSNVVVISDEAHRSQYGLKARLVNVRDKDTKLITGKKYVYGFAKYMRDALPEASFIGFTGTPIDKGDHDTRAVFGDYVSVYDIQDAVKDGATVEIFYESRLAKLDVNRAEIEKLCAEVEEVVEDEEDMALRERTKGIWSTLEKLVGAKERTEEIAADLIKHFEARNAVITGKAMIVGMSREICARLYAAIIELRPEWHSDDIEKGVIKVVMTGTASDIAAVRPHATTKRQKKRLEKRFKNPADPLRLVIVRDMWLTGFDAPCCHTMYVDKPMKGHNLMQAIARVNRVFKDKPGGLVVDYIGIANDLKLALKVYAESKGRGDPCQSNKTGEKALPKLLSSLDACRGLFHGFDYSAYRIDPMVLLVPAANHILDVQKLPDRKKRFLDLVAEITSAYALCGTLDEVAELKTEIAFFSAVKAAIVKYTTVDRKRTEAEKNTTLRRILDNAIISEGVADIFALAGLKKPNIGLLSPDFLQDIRNMPQKNLAVELLEKLLRDEIKAHTRTNVVLQKKFGDRLMEALRKYHNRAIETAQVIEELLKMAGDFKEALGRNDELGLGSDEIAFYDALAERPEVLRTMGDVTLKQLATELTEQLRNSTSVDWQVRESVRAKMRILIKRLLRKYKYPPDGQDEAVARVIEQAEALADVWSK